In the genome of Streptomyces pactum, one region contains:
- a CDS encoding M28 family peptidase, translating to MVLRRFTVAGLSLAVTLGAAALPALSTASATPRSEPAPKPVTPVSRAISAADKAAASGLDALAKGPEERYDRAMVTPWVNGLYSVAYDRTYRGLPVVGGDAVVLADGKGKVRAVQSSTGRSRISVSTRAKVTGAEAERTSRARLKKADRTESRRLVVKMQGGKARLAWETVVTGRTATAPSRLHVYVDATTGKVLESYDDVRAGTGSSKWNGPSPLSIDTTSSGGQYSLRDPGRPGLSCADHATGTVFTKSTDSWGTGNPTSKETGCVDAMFAAQKQWNMLRDWLGRNGHNGNGGSWPTRVGLNEQNAYWDGSRITIGRNRAGEWIAGMDVVAHEYGHGIDQNTPGGANNEAGLGEATGDIFGALTEAYANQPAPYDTPGDYLVGEMINLTGNGPIRNMYDPSRLNHPNCYSSSIPSTEVHAAAGPLNHWFYLLSEGSNPGDGKPTSPTCNNSTVTGVGIQNAGKIFYGGMLLKTSGMTHKKYRTATLTAAKNLDSTCTLFNRTKAAWDAVSVPAQTGDPTCSGTPGADFSLAIGPSSGSVNPGSSATATVSTTTTSGSAQTVNLSASGAPAGVTVSFSPSSVTSGNSATMTVATTASAAPGTYTITVTGTGTVSHTAQYTLTIGGGTPGGTAPDIDVAKVQAHLTEFQSIASRNGGNRRSTGQGYRDSVAYVKGKLQAAGYTVTEQPCTSGCTSGAGPNLIAEWPGGDANSVHMFGAHLDGVSAGPGINDNGSGSAALLETALVLAEKNPTMRNRVRFAWWTDEEQGLNGSDFYARSLTSAQRSQIKTYYNFDMVASTNGGYFINHITSAAAQPMKAYWDSLNLQPEENTEGAGRSDDYSFEQIGIPTSGYAMGASARKTSAQASKWGGTAGSAYDPCYHSSCDTTNNINATGLNRSVDGIAYTLWKVAVGGTAANDFSVSASPASGSVDPGASVTSTISTATTSGSAQTVNLSASGAPAGVTVSFSPSSVTSGNSATMTVATTASAAPGTYTITVTGTGTVSHTTTFTLTVKGSGGCQAGQLITNGGFESGTSPWTGDTGAIGAHAGQNAHSGTRFAWLGGYGYAESDTISQTVTVPADCTRATLTYWVHVDTAETENTAYDTFTVKAGTSTLDSLSNTDAASGYTQRTVDLSAYAGRQVTLTFTGTEDASLQTSFVVDDVSVQAS from the coding sequence ATGGTGCTACGAAGATTCACGGTGGCCGGCCTCTCCCTGGCCGTCACACTCGGGGCGGCGGCGCTGCCCGCCCTGTCCACGGCCTCGGCCACCCCCCGGTCCGAACCGGCGCCGAAGCCCGTCACCCCCGTCTCCCGGGCGATATCCGCCGCCGACAAGGCCGCGGCCAGTGGGCTGGACGCCCTCGCCAAGGGGCCCGAGGAGCGCTACGACCGCGCCATGGTCACCCCCTGGGTCAACGGCCTGTACTCGGTCGCGTACGACCGCACGTACCGCGGTCTGCCCGTGGTGGGCGGGGACGCGGTGGTCCTCGCCGACGGCAAGGGCAAGGTCCGCGCGGTGCAGTCCTCCACCGGCCGGTCCCGGATCTCGGTGTCCACCAGGGCCAAGGTCACCGGCGCCGAGGCGGAGCGCACCAGCCGCGCCCGGCTGAAGAAGGCCGACCGGACCGAGTCCCGCCGGCTGGTGGTGAAGATGCAGGGCGGCAAGGCCCGGCTGGCCTGGGAGACCGTCGTCACCGGCCGCACCGCCACCGCGCCCAGCCGGCTGCACGTCTACGTGGACGCCACCACCGGCAAGGTGCTGGAGAGCTACGACGACGTGCGCGCCGGCACCGGCAGCAGCAAGTGGAACGGCCCCAGCCCGCTGTCCATCGACACCACCTCCTCCGGTGGCCAGTACTCGCTGCGGGACCCGGGCCGGCCCGGCCTGAGCTGCGCCGACCACGCCACCGGCACGGTGTTCACCAAGTCCACCGACAGCTGGGGCACCGGCAACCCCACCAGCAAGGAGACCGGCTGCGTCGACGCGATGTTCGCGGCGCAGAAGCAGTGGAACATGCTCCGGGACTGGCTGGGCCGCAACGGGCACAACGGCAACGGCGGCAGCTGGCCGACCCGGGTCGGGCTGAACGAGCAGAACGCCTACTGGGACGGCTCCCGGATCACCATCGGCCGCAACCGGGCCGGCGAGTGGATCGCCGGGATGGACGTGGTGGCCCACGAGTACGGCCACGGCATCGACCAGAACACCCCCGGCGGCGCGAACAACGAGGCCGGCCTGGGCGAGGCCACCGGTGACATCTTCGGCGCCCTCACCGAGGCGTACGCCAACCAGCCGGCGCCGTACGACACCCCGGGCGACTACCTCGTCGGCGAGATGATCAACCTCACCGGCAACGGGCCGATCCGCAACATGTACGACCCGTCGCGCCTCAACCACCCCAACTGTTACTCCTCCTCGATCCCCAGCACCGAGGTGCACGCGGCGGCCGGTCCGCTCAACCACTGGTTCTACCTGCTCTCCGAGGGGTCGAACCCGGGTGACGGCAAGCCGACCAGCCCGACCTGCAACAACTCCACCGTCACCGGCGTGGGCATCCAGAACGCCGGCAAGATCTTCTACGGCGGGATGCTGCTGAAGACCAGCGGCATGACCCACAAGAAGTACCGCACCGCGACCCTGACCGCCGCGAAGAACCTCGACTCCACCTGCACCCTGTTCAACCGGACCAAGGCCGCCTGGGACGCCGTCAGCGTGCCCGCGCAGACCGGTGACCCGACCTGCTCGGGCACCCCGGGCGCCGACTTCTCGCTGGCCATCGGCCCGTCCTCGGGCAGCGTGAACCCCGGTTCCTCGGCCACCGCGACGGTCTCCACCACCACGACCAGCGGCAGCGCGCAGACGGTGAACCTGTCCGCGTCCGGTGCCCCGGCCGGGGTGACGGTCTCCTTCAGCCCCTCGTCGGTGACCTCGGGCAACAGCGCGACCATGACGGTGGCCACCACCGCCTCCGCCGCGCCGGGCACCTACACCATCACCGTCACCGGCACCGGCACGGTCAGCCACACCGCGCAGTACACGCTGACCATCGGCGGCGGCACGCCCGGCGGCACCGCCCCGGACATCGACGTGGCCAAGGTCCAGGCGCACCTGACCGAGTTCCAGTCCATCGCCTCCCGCAACGGCGGCAACCGCCGGTCCACCGGCCAGGGCTACCGCGACTCGGTGGCCTACGTGAAGGGCAAGCTGCAGGCCGCCGGGTACACCGTCACCGAGCAGCCCTGCACCTCCGGCTGCACCAGCGGCGCCGGCCCCAACCTGATCGCCGAGTGGCCGGGCGGTGACGCCAACAGCGTCCACATGTTCGGCGCGCACCTGGACGGCGTCTCGGCCGGACCGGGCATCAACGACAACGGCTCCGGCTCCGCCGCGCTGCTGGAGACCGCCCTGGTGCTGGCGGAGAAGAACCCGACCATGCGCAACCGGGTGCGGTTCGCCTGGTGGACGGACGAGGAGCAGGGGCTCAACGGCTCCGACTTCTACGCCCGCTCCCTCACCTCCGCCCAGCGGTCCCAGATCAAGACGTACTACAACTTCGACATGGTCGCCTCCACCAACGGCGGCTACTTCATCAACCACATCACCTCCGCCGCGGCCCAGCCGATGAAGGCGTACTGGGACTCGCTGAACCTGCAGCCGGAGGAGAACACCGAGGGCGCCGGCCGCTCCGACGACTACTCCTTCGAGCAGATCGGCATCCCGACCTCCGGGTACGCGATGGGCGCCAGCGCCCGGAAGACCTCGGCCCAGGCGAGCAAGTGGGGCGGTACCGCGGGGAGCGCCTACGACCCCTGCTACCACTCCTCCTGTGACACCACGAACAACATCAACGCCACCGGGCTGAACCGCAGCGTGGACGGCATCGCCTACACCCTGTGGAAGGTCGCCGTCGGCGGCACCGCGGCCAACGACTTCTCGGTGTCGGCCAGCCCGGCCTCGGGCTCGGTGGACCCCGGAGCCTCGGTCACCTCGACCATCTCCACCGCCACCACCAGCGGCAGCGCGCAGACGGTGAACCTGTCCGCGTCCGGTGCCCCGGCCGGGGTGACGGTCTCCTTCAGCCCCTCGTCGGTGACCTCGGGCAACAGCGCGACCATGACGGTGGCCACCACCGCCTCCGCCGCGCCGGGCACCTACACCATCACCGTCACCGGCACCGGCACGGTCAGCCACACCACCACCTTCACCCTCACCGTGAAGGGCTCCGGCGGCTGCCAGGCCGGGCAGCTGATCACCAACGGTGGCTTCGAGAGCGGCACCTCGCCGTGGACCGGGGACACCGGGGCGATCGGCGCGCACGCCGGCCAGAACGCGCACAGCGGCACCCGCTTCGCCTGGCTGGGCGGCTACGGGTACGCCGAGAGCGACACCATCAGCCAGACCGTGACGGTGCCGGCGGACTGCACCCGGGCCACGCTCACCTACTGGGTGCACGTGGACACCGCGGAGACCGAGAACACCGCGTACGACACCTTCACCGTCAAGGCCGGGACCAGCACGCTCGACTCGCTCTCCAACACGGACGCGGCGAGCGGCTACACCCAGCGCACGGTGGACCTCAGCGCGTACGCCGGACGGCAGGTCACCCTGACCTTCACCGGTACCGAGGACGCCAGCCTGCAGACCAGCTTCGTGGTGGACGACGTGTCCGTGCAGGCGAGCTGA